The following proteins are co-located in the Candida dubliniensis CD36 chromosome 3, complete sequence genome:
- a CDS encoding carnitine acetyltransferase, putative (Similar to S. cerevisiae YAT2) has product MTQDQYFTFENEASLPKLPVPSLVSTTQQLLASLKPLLPQNEYATVVDEATEFVGNDIINLIQKHLVAISENENYNNYLNFVNDDKTPSIYGEIRGDILPRNPYLVLEEDPYSKTINPPNQAQRAANLVNSSLKFAITLRNETLKPDVTPKNGNPLTMKCYMDLFGTTREPEQDDHGFDIRIKKYQHINDSRHILIISNNQFYTLEVLTEFDENEYQETNSKHKIWFNDSELSKILQQIIDESNKVDAVNSIRNSIGSITTQTLKYWKFARLELEQSNSENLKLIDDALFVLILDSNTPVTDGEKTQVISHGTSVLSSDNVQVGTCTSRWYDKLQIVVTKNSVAGIVWESMTMDSTAILRFISDIYTDSVLKMAKNINGSEYTLFDPNITFASMGKDGDGVTKPEPRLIEFNKTKALQHVIHLSETRLADLLDQHEYMTHTIKLDSYLTNKFNLSVDSIMQICFQIAYYSLYGRIVNTLEPITTRKFRDARTELVAVQNQSLANLVKLYITNASTSEKFEVFKKCCTLHKTQYHDAMMGKGFERHLMTIVQVVKKPKVIARLNQINTHLPPIPEDLCQDGINLPLLLNPSIDKLSSPELLVSNCGNPALRLFGITPAIDQGFGIGYIIHRDKVLITVCSKHRQTARYLDTFHRVVHDIKIRLRASSNFLLSISDSEQRKNELQRLRIEHELSNVSLDVPTMKHPIPLTIGKSEISIDNIALETARTGHNKRSEEKALQNNANDDDDDDDDDDEDDSKFELMGGYGYFDFGELELRSDEVSRNESYLNSQVHSNLSSAMSSRRHSFTNLHKIASRSHDSSLPQQLQQQQQQKYDIKEKQSLSERIRDKLSHSQDTLSSVQSVLEEDVQKNEPTKKSSIGRSLDMSKLS; this is encoded by the coding sequence TTACCTAAATTACCAGTACCCCTGTTAGTTTCTACTACACAACAATTATTGGCTTCATTGAAACCATTATTACCGCAAAATGAGTATGCCACGGTTGTTGATGAGGCAACAGAGTTTGTTGGAaatgatataattaatCTAATTCAGAAACATCTTGTTGCCATTtctgaaaatgaaaactaCAACAACTATTTGAACTttgttaatgatgataaaactCCATCAATATACGGAGAGATTCGAGGTGATATATTACCAAGAAACCCTTACCTTGTTTTGGAAGAAGACCCCTATTCGAAAACCATCAATCCTCCTAACCAAGCCCAACGTGCGGCAAACTTGGTCAACTCCAGTTTGAAGTTTGCCATCACATTGAGAAATGAAACTTTGAAACCTGATGTGACTCCGAAAAATGGCAACCCATTAACGATGAAATGTTATATGGATTTGTTTGGTACAACAAGAGAACCTGAGCAAGACGATCATGGTTTTGAtattagaattaaaaaatatcaacacATCAACGATTCAAGACACATTCTAAtcatttcaaataatcaattctaCACTCTTGAGGTGCTCACTGAGTTTGACGAAAATGAGTACCAAGAAACTAATTCGAAGCATAAAATTTGGTTCAATGATTCAGAACTCTCGAAAATTTTGCAGCAAATAATCgatgaatcaaataaagTTGATGCCGTGAACTCAATCAGAAACTCCATTGGGTCAATCACTACCCAGACTTTGAAGTATTGGAAGTTTGCTCGATTGGAGTTAGAACAATCAAATAGCGAGAActtgaaattaattgatgatgccTTGTTTGTGTTGATTTTGGACTCAAATACTCCCGTCACTGATGGTGAAAAGACTCAGGTTATATCTCATGGTACTTCGGTTTTATCCCTGGATAATGTGCAAGTTGGTACTTGTACATCACGTTGGTATGATAAATTACAAATAGTTGTAACGAAAAACTCTGTTGCTGGGATCGTTTGGGAATCAATGACCATGGATAGTACAGCAATTTTACGGTTTATCAGTGATATTTATACTGACTCGGTATTGAAAATGGCAAAGAACATTAATGGTTCTGAATATACTTTGTTTGATCCAAACATTACGTTTGCCTCAATGGGTAAAGACGGTGATGGTGTGACTAAACCTGAACCAAGactaattgaatttaacaAGACCAAGGCATTACAACATGTCATTCATCTTTCCGAAACCAGGTTGGCCGATTTGCTTGATCAACACGAGTATATGACTCATACCATCAAACTTGATTCATATTTGacaaacaaatttaatCTTTCGGTCGATTCCATCATGcaaatttgttttcaaattgcTTATTACTCCTTGTATGGTCGAATCGTTAATACATTGGAACCAATCACTACCAGAAAGTTTCGTGATGCAAGGACTGAATTAGTTGCCGTTCAAAATCAATCGCTTGCCAATTTGGTCAAACTCTATATTACCAATGCTAGTACACTGGAGAAGTTTGAGgtatttaaaaaatgttGTACATTGCATAAAACACAATATCATGATGCCATGATGGGGAAAGGGTTCGAAAGACATTTGATGACAATTGTCCAAGTGGttaaaaaaccaaaagtaATAGCTCgtttaaatcaaattaatacTCATTTACCACCAATCCCAGAAGATTTATGTCAAGATGGAATCaatttaccattattattaaatccatcaattgataaattgcTGAGTCCAGAATTATTAGTTTCAAATTGTGGCAATCCGGCATTACGATTATTTGGAATAACCCCAGCTATTGATCAAGGGTTTGGTATTGGATATATTATCCATCGTGATAAAGTTTTGATTACCGTTTGCTCTAAACATAGACAGACAGCAAGGTATTTGGATACTTTCCATCGAGTGGTTCATGACATAAAAATTCGCTTGCGTGCCAGTAGTAACTTCTTACTATCAATAAGTGATTCtgaacaaagaaaaaatgaGCTTCAAAGATTAAGAATTGAACATGAATTGAGTAATGTTTCTTTGGATGTCCCCACAATGAAACATCCTATCCCCTTGACTATTGGTAAAAgtgaaatttcaattgataacaTTGCTCTTGAAACTGCCCGCACTGGTCATAACAAGAGATCAGAAGAGAAGGCTTTGCAAAACAATgctaatgatgatgatgatgatgatgatgatgacgacgaAGAcgattcaaaatttgaattgatgGGAGGTTATggatattttgattttggtgaATTAGAATTGAGATCCGATGAGGTATCGAGAAATGAATCGTACTTGAATAGTCAAGTTCATTCTAATCTTTCTAGTGCCATGTCTTCCAGACGTCATTCATTTACCAATTTGCACAAGATTGCCAGTAGATCACATGATAGCTCCTTACCACAACAgctacaacaacaacagcaacaaaaaTATGATATCAAGGAGAAGCAATCACTTTCAGAAAGAATTAGAGATAAATTGTCTCATAGTCAAGACACTTTATCTTCAGTGCAATCTGTTTTAGAAGAAGATgttcaaaaaaatgaacCTACGAAAAAAAGTTCAATTGGGAGGTCATTAGACATGTCAAAACTTTCGTGA